Proteins found in one Campylobacter lari genomic segment:
- the pglE gene encoding UDP-N-acetylbacillosamine transaminase — protein MRFFLSAPHMSGKELEYIHKAFESNYIAPLGEFVNALEQSIKDYTKSSNALALNAATAAIHLALRVLGIKEGDIVLASSFTFIASVAPISYMNATPVFIDCDETYNLDVNLLKKAIKESPKKPKALILTHLYGNASKMDEIVQICKENEVFLIEDAAEALGSFYKNKALGTFGDFGVYSFNGNKIITTGGGGMLVSENHANLEKARFYSTQARENCLHYEHKEYGYNYRMSNILGAIGTAQMEVLEERVSKKREIYSWYKEFLSGTFTFLDELENTKSNRWLSTALLDFDLNKLNTYEKHCICENKNVQIQDKILEIMQVLKDNKIESRPLWKPMHLQELYKGCDAYLNGNSEFFFSNGICLPSATTMSKADVEEVSTLILNTLKD, from the coding sequence ATGAGATTTTTTCTATCAGCACCACATATGAGCGGAAAAGAATTAGAATACATACATAAAGCTTTTGAAAGTAATTATATAGCACCTTTAGGTGAGTTTGTCAATGCCTTAGAACAAAGTATTAAAGATTATACAAAAAGTTCTAACGCACTTGCTCTAAATGCAGCCACTGCAGCTATTCATTTAGCTTTAAGAGTTTTGGGTATCAAAGAAGGCGATATAGTTCTAGCTTCAAGTTTTACTTTTATTGCTTCAGTAGCACCCATTTCTTACATGAATGCTACGCCTGTGTTTATTGATTGTGATGAAACTTATAATTTAGATGTAAATTTATTAAAAAAAGCTATCAAAGAAAGCCCTAAAAAGCCAAAAGCTCTCATTTTAACACACCTTTATGGCAATGCTTCTAAAATGGATGAGATTGTCCAAATTTGTAAAGAAAATGAGGTTTTTTTAATCGAAGATGCCGCTGAAGCTTTGGGGAGTTTTTACAAAAATAAAGCTTTAGGTACTTTTGGGGATTTTGGAGTATATTCTTTTAATGGTAATAAAATCATCACAACAGGTGGTGGTGGCATGCTTGTAAGTGAAAATCATGCCAATCTTGAAAAAGCAAGATTTTATAGCACTCAAGCTAGAGAAAATTGCCTTCATTATGAGCATAAAGAATATGGCTATAATTATAGAATGAGCAATATCTTAGGTGCAATCGGCACTGCTCAAATGGAAGTTTTAGAAGAAAGAGTAAGTAAAAAGCGTGAAATTTATAGCTGGTATAAAGAATTTTTAAGTGGCACCTTTACTTTTTTAGATGAGCTTGAAAATACCAAGTCAAATCGCTGGTTAAGCACTGCTTTACTTGATTTTGATTTAAATAAACTTAATACTTATGAAAAACATTGTATATGTGAAAATAAGAATGTTCAAATTCAAGATAAAATTTTAGAAATCATGCAGGTTCTAAAAGATAATAAAATCGAAAGTCGTCCGCTTTGGAAACCAATGCATTTACAAGAGCTTTACAAAGGCTGCGATGCTTACTTAAATGGTAATAGTGAGTTTTTCTTTAGCAATGGAATTTGTCTTCCAAGTGCAACTACTATGAGTAAAGCTGATGTAGAGGAAGTTTCTACTTTAATCTTAAACACCTTAAAGGACTAA
- the pglF gene encoding UDP-N-acetylglucosamine 4,6-dehydratase (configuration-retaining) — translation MDYKSKRLGFFLGADILLFVISIYLSFSLRFSADIPSEFYEGMFKSAVILILLKIVFLAFFRIYQVAWRFFSLNEARKLVIALTLAELVFLAIYYFYDDFFNPFPRSVIGIDFVLSCMLIGSLRISKRMIVDFRKPKYNEEHPCIVVGATSKALHLLKGAKEGSLGLFPVAVVDERKNLIGTYCDKFIVEEKEAIRKYTAEGIHTAIIALKLEQEELKKLFDELIAYGINDIKLFSFTQNEARDISIEDLLARKPKDLDNACVIDFIKDKVVLVSGAGGTIGSELCKQCIKFGAKHLIMLDHSEYNLYKINEELSLHKEKIEPIMMSILDKEALEKLLQEKNIDLILHAAAYKHVPLCEQNPHSAILNNIIGTKNLIDLAKTYKVAKFVMISTDKAVRPTNIMGCTKRICELYALSSSCENFEVACVRFGNVLGSSGSVIPKFKTQIAANEPLTLTHPDIVRYFMLVDEAVQLVLQAAAIAKGGELFVLDMGEPVKIMDLAKKMLLLSNKKLEIKITGLRKGEKLYEELLIHKDDLKTQYESIFVTTSEIKDLKILNQEIEKLLQSTDPAKVLKEIVPEFNHNKNGE, via the coding sequence ATGGATTATAAAAGCAAACGCTTAGGTTTTTTCCTAGGCGCTGATATTTTACTTTTTGTTATAAGTATTTATTTGTCTTTTTCTTTACGTTTTAGTGCAGACATCCCGAGTGAGTTTTATGAAGGTATGTTTAAAAGTGCTGTGATTTTGATTTTACTTAAAATAGTTTTTCTAGCTTTTTTTAGAATTTATCAAGTTGCTTGGAGATTTTTCTCACTTAATGAAGCGCGCAAATTAGTTATTGCTTTAACTTTAGCCGAACTTGTATTTTTAGCAATTTATTATTTTTATGATGATTTTTTTAATCCTTTTCCAAGAAGCGTTATAGGGATAGACTTTGTTTTATCTTGTATGTTAATTGGAAGTTTGCGTATAAGCAAAAGAATGATTGTTGATTTTAGAAAGCCAAAATATAATGAAGAACATCCTTGTATAGTAGTTGGTGCCACTTCAAAGGCTTTACATTTATTAAAAGGAGCTAAAGAAGGAAGCTTAGGACTTTTCCCTGTTGCTGTGGTAGATGAACGTAAAAATTTAATAGGTACTTATTGTGATAAATTTATAGTTGAAGAAAAAGAAGCTATTAGAAAATATACCGCTGAAGGAATTCACACTGCTATCATTGCTTTAAAACTTGAACAAGAAGAACTCAAAAAGCTTTTTGATGAGCTTATTGCTTATGGGATTAATGATATAAAACTTTTTTCTTTTACGCAAAATGAAGCAAGAGATATAAGCATTGAAGATTTATTGGCACGTAAGCCAAAAGATTTGGATAATGCTTGCGTGATTGATTTTATCAAAGATAAAGTAGTTTTAGTTAGTGGAGCTGGTGGGACTATAGGAAGCGAGCTTTGTAAGCAATGTATTAAATTTGGTGCAAAGCATTTAATCATGCTTGATCATAGCGAGTATAATTTATATAAAATCAATGAAGAATTAAGCTTACACAAAGAAAAAATCGAACCTATTATGATGAGCATATTAGACAAAGAAGCTTTAGAAAAACTTTTACAAGAAAAAAACATAGATTTGATCTTACATGCAGCAGCTTACAAGCACGTGCCTTTATGTGAGCAAAATCCACATTCAGCTATTTTAAATAACATCATAGGCACTAAAAATTTAATCGATCTTGCAAAGACTTACAAGGTTGCTAAATTTGTTATGATAAGCACTGATAAAGCTGTGAGGCCAACTAATATCATGGGTTGCACAAAAAGAATTTGTGAGCTTTATGCGCTAAGTTCAAGTTGTGAAAATTTTGAAGTAGCTTGCGTGCGTTTTGGTAATGTTTTAGGCTCAAGTGGAAGCGTTATACCTAAATTTAAAACTCAAATTGCAGCTAATGAACCACTTACTCTTACTCATCCTGATATAGTGCGTTATTTTATGCTAGTAGATGAGGCTGTGCAACTTGTTTTACAAGCTGCGGCTATTGCTAAAGGTGGAGAATTATTTGTACTTGATATGGGTGAACCTGTTAAAATCATGGATTTGGCTAAAAAAATGCTTTTACTTTCTAATAAAAAGCTAGAAATTAAAATCACCGGACTTAGAAAAGGTGAAAAACTTTATGAAGAGCTTTTAATCCATAAAGATGATTTAAAAACTCAATACGAAAGTATTTTTGTTACCACTAGCGAAATTAAAGATTTAAAAATTTTAAATCAAGAAATAGAAAAATTACTCCAAAGCACAGATCCTGCAAAAGTTTTAAAGGAAATTGTGCCTGAATTTAATCACAATAAAAATGGAGAGTGA
- a CDS encoding chemotaxis response regulator CheY, with protein sequence MKLLVVDDSSTMRRIIKNTLVRLGHKDVLEAEHGVEAWDLLSQNDDIKILITDWNMPEMNGLELVKKVRAEEKYADMPIIMVTTEGGKAEVITALKAGVNNYIVKPFTPQVLKEKLEDVLGTNEG encoded by the coding sequence GTGAAGTTATTAGTAGTTGATGATAGTTCTACCATGAGAAGAATAATCAAAAACACTCTTGTAAGATTAGGTCATAAAGATGTTTTAGAAGCTGAACATGGAGTTGAAGCTTGGGATTTACTTTCACAAAATGATGATATTAAAATTTTAATTACCGACTGGAATATGCCTGAAATGAATGGCTTAGAATTAGTAAAAAAAGTAAGAGCGGAAGAAAAATATGCTGATATGCCTATTATCATGGTAACTACAGAAGGTGGTAAAGCAGAAGTTATTACAGCTTTAAAAGCAGGTGTAAATAACTATATCGTAAAACCTTTTACACCTCAAGTATTAAAAGAAAAA